The Deltaproteobacteria bacterium genome window below encodes:
- a CDS encoding amidohydrolase, which translates to MPDRYPFIDSDAHVLEPIDMFEKYLEPKFRDRMPYACADYKGKPLAFGFELKIPAPDGGEYVMPFGRDPLTGKNTIDTHSHFASLEAGARIALPGQDDAYAEFARQGFPPEMYKLAMERTGIDYMVVYPSAGLLTTAVPDLEADRAAAYRRAYNNWLHDFCSATDGRVFGAASVDLRDAEEAAREARRCVKEFNFKAVHINPVPVCEHRLYDDFYDPLWNALEELNVPLAVHTGTGTAADEMLYYYLPRLRTAQTTVAFTIGNILASTALIMGGVLERHPKLKVVHLESGAGWVPFWLDRLAASVQGGFRGLDIPGLKLHPMEYFKRQCFIAADPDDPGIKQVIDYLGDDNIVTATDFSHPEGRRYEVAVKELLAVPGVSLESKKKIMWDNALRLYPIRP; encoded by the coding sequence ATGCCTGACCGTTATCCATTCATCGACAGCGATGCTCATGTCCTTGAGCCGATCGATATGTTCGAGAAATACTTGGAGCCCAAATTTCGCGACCGTATGCCGTATGCCTGTGCCGACTATAAAGGAAAGCCCTTGGCGTTCGGCTTTGAGTTGAAAATCCCCGCTCCTGACGGCGGCGAATACGTTATGCCGTTTGGCCGCGACCCACTGACCGGCAAGAATACCATCGACACGCATTCGCACTTCGCCTCCCTGGAGGCAGGAGCACGCATCGCACTCCCCGGCCAGGACGATGCCTACGCCGAGTTCGCCCGCCAAGGATTTCCGCCCGAGATGTACAAACTCGCCATGGAGCGCACCGGGATCGATTACATGGTGGTGTACCCCTCGGCTGGGCTGCTCACGACTGCTGTTCCTGACCTCGAAGCCGACCGGGCGGCGGCGTACCGTCGCGCCTACAACAACTGGCTGCACGATTTCTGCTCGGCGACGGATGGGCGCGTCTTCGGTGCGGCCTCCGTGGATCTGCGCGATGCCGAAGAAGCCGCGCGTGAAGCGCGCCGCTGTGTGAAAGAGTTCAACTTCAAAGCTGTCCACATCAATCCCGTGCCGGTGTGCGAACACCGCCTGTACGACGACTTCTACGATCCCTTGTGGAACGCCCTGGAAGAGTTGAACGTGCCGCTGGCTGTCCATACCGGCACCGGCACTGCTGCAGATGAGATGCTCTATTACTACCTGCCGCGCTTGCGAACCGCGCAAACGACCGTCGCGTTTACCATCGGCAACATTCTTGCCTCTACCGCACTGATTATGGGCGGCGTGCTAGAGCGTCACCCCAAACTCAAAGTCGTGCATTTGGAGTCTGGCGCTGGGTGGGTGCCGTTTTGGTTGGATCGTTTGGCGGCCAGCGTGCAAGGCGGATTTCGCGGGCTCGACATTCCCGGCTTGAAGCTGCATCCGATGGAGTATTTCAAACGGCAATGCTTTATTGCCGCTGACCCCGATGATCCGGGCATTAAACAAGTGATCGACTATCTTGGCGACGACAATATTGTGACAGCGACGGACTTCAGCCATCCGGAAGGACGACGCTATGAAGTCGCGGTGAAAGAGTTGCTTGCAGTGCCGGGAGTTTCGCTGGAGAGCAAGAAGAAAATCATGTGGGATAACGCGCTACGGCTGTATCCGATTCGGCCGTAA